The genomic window ACCGCGGCGAGTGGTACGACGACTGGATGGCGTACCTGGCCGAATCCCGGATCCTCGCCTACATGGCCACCCCCAAGGCGCACGCGGGCGGCGACCCGGACAAGCGCTGGGACACCGCGTTCATCTCCAAGTTCAACGAGATCACCGGGTTCTACGGCGCGCAGTACTGGTACGCGTGGGGCGTGTCGACCCTCGGCCTCGCCACCATCTGGCAGAGCGCCAACGGCAAGGCGCACGCGCGCGCCGCCGAGGAGCTTGACCGCGGCGGCATCGTCGCGTTCGGTCTGTCCGAGAAGGACCACGGCGCCGACATCTACTCCACCGACATGCTGCTCACCCCCGACGGCGCGGGCGGATTCACCGCGAACGGCAGCAAGTACTACATCGGAAACGGCAATGTCGCGCGGCTGGTGCCGACCATCGGCAGGCGCACCGACGTCGAGGGCCCGGACGCCTACGTCTGGTTCCTCGCGGACAGCGCGCACCCCAGCTACACCCTGGTCGAGAACGTCATCCACGGCCAAAACTACGTCAGCGCCTACGATCTGGCGGACTACCCGGTCGCCGCCGACGACGTGCTGCACACCGGCCGCAAGGCCTTCGACGTCGCGCTCGCGGCGGTGAACTGCGGCAAGTTCAACATCGGCATGGTCACCCTCGGCATCGTGCAGCACTGCTTCTACGAGACCGTCGATCAGGCGGCGAACAAGATCCTTTTCGGGCATCCCGTCACCGACTTCGGTCAGGTGCGGCAGATCCTGTCCGACAACTACATTCGCATCACGGCCATGAAGCTCTACCACGAGCGGGCCATCGACTACATGCGCGAATCGTCCCCGGCGGACCGGCGTTTCGTCATGTTCAACTCGATCGGCAAGATGAAGGTGACACGTGAGGGCGAGCG from Nocardia bhagyanarayanae includes these protein-coding regions:
- a CDS encoding acyl-CoA dehydrogenase family protein, giving the protein MPLFNPKTDTFADFDPTTRRLLASLVDFFESKGKQALTADAHRGEWYDDWMAYLAESRILAYMATPKAHAGGDPDKRWDTAFISKFNEITGFYGAQYWYAWGVSTLGLATIWQSANGKAHARAAEELDRGGIVAFGLSEKDHGADIYSTDMLLTPDGAGGFTANGSKYYIGNGNVARLVPTIGRRTDVEGPDAYVWFLADSAHPSYTLVENVIHGQNYVSAYDLADYPVAADDVLHTGRKAFDVALAAVNCGKFNIGMVTLGIVQHCFYETVDQAANKILFGHPVTDFGQVRQILSDNYIRITAMKLYHERAIDYMRESSPADRRFVMFNSIGKMKVTREGERAFRELSDVISAKGFEKDTYFAMARGLIDSMPRLEGTAHVNMALTLKFMPSFLYNAADLPPVPVRRDPGDDEALFRQPGAAGLGKVRFADWRPAFADYRHLPNVALFLEQAERFVQFPVQAPATDEQLTDLDYQLAVGELFTLLPYGQLILEQAKIAGTPDDHVDAIFELFVRDFSAYALGVFGKTSSTAAQQEWALSVLRKPIGDAARADRVYAEVLGHAGAYRMNP